A section of the Leptotrichia buccalis C-1013-b genome encodes:
- the tsf gene encoding translation elongation factor Ts, whose amino-acid sequence MAITTALIKELRERTGAGMLDCKKALQENDGDIEKAIDWLREKGIAKAAKKSGRVAAEGLVFAAISEDRKKGAILEFNSETDFVAKNDEFKSFGEKLVALTLNHDLTSEDELKAFELEGKTVETHLTELIAKIGENMNVRRLKVVSTDGFIETYIHLGGKIGVLLNVNGEATPENIEKAKGVAMHIAAMDPKYLDKSQVTADDLEREKEIARHQLESEGKPANIIEKILEGKMRKFYEENCLVQQKYVRDDSLTIEKFIAPSTINSFDRFKVGEGIEREEVDFAAEVAAQISGN is encoded by the coding sequence GTGGCAATTACAACAGCACTTATTAAAGAATTAAGAGAAAGAACAGGAGCAGGAATGCTTGACTGTAAAAAAGCTTTACAGGAAAATGACGGGGACATTGAAAAAGCGATTGACTGGTTAAGAGAAAAAGGGATTGCTAAGGCAGCTAAAAAATCTGGAAGAGTTGCAGCAGAAGGATTGGTATTTGCAGCAATATCTGAAGATAGAAAAAAAGGTGCTATCTTGGAATTTAACTCTGAAACTGACTTCGTTGCTAAAAATGATGAATTCAAATCTTTTGGAGAAAAATTGGTAGCATTGACTTTAAACCACGATTTGACAAGCGAAGATGAATTAAAAGCATTTGAACTTGAAGGAAAAACTGTTGAAACTCACTTAACAGAATTAATCGCTAAAATTGGTGAAAATATGAATGTAAGAAGACTAAAAGTTGTTTCAACTGACGGATTCATCGAGACTTATATTCATTTAGGCGGGAAAATTGGTGTATTATTAAATGTTAACGGAGAAGCTACTCCTGAAAATATCGAAAAAGCAAAAGGTGTTGCAATGCACATCGCGGCAATGGATCCAAAATACTTAGACAAATCACAAGTTACAGCTGATGATTTGGAAAGAGAAAAAGAAATTGCAAGACATCAATTGGAATCAGAAGGAAAACCAGCTAATATAATTGAAAAAATATTAGAAGGAAAAATGAGAAAATTCTACGAAGAAAACTGCTTAGTGCAACAAAAATATGTTAGAGATGACAGTTTAACTATCGAAAAATTTATTGCCCCAAGTACAATAAATTCATTTGACAGATTTAAAGTTGGAGAAGGAATCGAAAGAGAAGAAGTAGATTTTGCTGCTGAAGTAGCTGCACAAATTTCTGGGAATTAG
- a CDS encoding tetratricopeptide repeat protein, translated as MKKFLVGLFLVASLSVLGANVNTESKLSTDREDKFLMLDEVSYVPDYEKFMNTYAKEKDDFRKNFRAMQEKNDNKGLITLMKKYIEKYPDDAYAYEVMGSLYVLENNTKEADKYFSKAIELGDDDTGKYSFVLLYANEKKGAKRKQADKYFEELSKGSYSERGLKELRISKTEALTGNAYAIFRLAAFYYDSGHPRQAEKYAKEFLEFDKEDYFAIQMLSGTYLEQKKYAEAEKFLLPLAKKGNTQAQWFLAMGYFETKKFKEAESWAKKALDGAKREGSFSKHIEQLLMMLDGELNK; from the coding sequence ATGAAAAAATTTTTAGTTGGACTATTTTTAGTAGCAAGTTTAAGTGTTCTAGGCGCAAATGTAAATACCGAAAGTAAATTAAGCACTGATAGGGAAGATAAGTTTTTAATGCTGGATGAAGTTAGTTATGTACCAGATTATGAAAAATTTATGAATACTTATGCAAAAGAAAAAGATGATTTTAGAAAAAATTTTCGAGCTATGCAAGAAAAAAATGATAATAAAGGTTTAATTACACTAATGAAAAAATACATTGAAAAATATCCAGATGACGCTTATGCATACGAAGTTATGGGATCATTATACGTTTTAGAGAATAATACAAAGGAAGCTGACAAATATTTTTCAAAAGCTATTGAATTAGGTGATGATGATACTGGTAAATATTCTTTTGTTCTTTTATATGCAAATGAAAAAAAAGGAGCCAAAAGGAAACAGGCTGATAAATATTTTGAAGAATTATCAAAAGGAAGTTATTCAGAAAGAGGGCTTAAGGAACTTAGAATAAGTAAAACCGAAGCATTGACTGGTAATGCTTATGCGATATTTAGACTAGCAGCTTTTTATTATGATTCTGGACATCCTAGACAAGCTGAAAAATATGCAAAAGAATTTTTAGAATTTGATAAAGAAGATTACTTTGCTATACAAATGCTATCTGGAACGTATTTGGAACAAAAAAAATATGCGGAAGCAGAGAAATTTCTTTTACCACTTGCGAAAAAAGGAAATACACAAGCACAATGGTTTTTAGCAATGGGATATTTTGAAACTAAGAAGTTTAAAGAAGCAGAAAGCTGGGCAAAAAAGGCATTGGATGGAGCTAAAAGAGAGGGTTCTTTCAGTAAACATATAGAACAGTTATTAATGATGTTAGATGGAGAATTAAATAAATAA
- a CDS encoding tetratricopeptide repeat protein — MKKVLIGLFLVASLSVLGAKSQKKTANTSNYTANVNNQYFAVDGSLMNMYSKEKTEFKNKYMALSEKSDKKNLIALLKEYVKKYPNDAYAYEEIGTDYAILGNQKEAEKYYLKAIELGDNDTGAYSLVLLYSDEDSLKSLNLTAKEKTEKKSIVDKYVKQLSDVGFTHEKLKELREHKQMALIGNAYSIYRLAVRYYGAKNYKMAEKYAKDFLEFDNENPEILNMLKNVSK, encoded by the coding sequence ATGAAAAAAGTTTTAATTGGATTATTTTTGGTAGCAAGTTTAAGTGTTCTAGGTGCAAAGAGCCAGAAAAAAACTGCGAACACTTCAAATTATACGGCAAATGTAAATAACCAGTATTTTGCAGTAGACGGAAGTCTTATGAATATGTATTCAAAAGAAAAGACTGAATTTAAAAATAAATATATGGCTTTATCTGAAAAGAGTGATAAGAAAAATCTAATTGCATTACTAAAAGAATATGTCAAAAAATATCCAAATGATGCTTACGCTTATGAAGAGATAGGAACTGATTATGCTATATTAGGTAATCAAAAAGAGGCAGAGAAGTATTATTTAAAAGCAATTGAATTAGGAGATAATGACACAGGAGCGTATTCACTGGTTTTATTATACAGTGATGAAGATTCTCTAAAATCATTAAATTTAACTGCTAAAGAGAAAACTGAAAAAAAGAGCATAGTAGACAAATATGTAAAGCAACTATCAGATGTTGGTTTTACGCACGAGAAACTTAAAGAACTTAGAGAGCACAAACAAATGGCATTAATTGGTAATGCTTATTCAATATACCGATTAGCAGTCCGTTATTATGGTGCTAAAAATTATAAGATGGCAGAAAAATATGCGAAGGACTTTTTAGAATTTGATAACGAAAATCCAGAAATTTTAAATATGCTAAAAAATGTTTCAAAATAA
- a CDS encoding tetratricopeptide repeat protein: MKKVLIGLFLVTSLSVLGVNKGKVPMQRDIDYVRYHYELDSKYENLFSKEKKEFKDKWENNNNNNKKNLIALLKKYIEKYPDDAYAYEVLGTAYMSDNFKEAETNFLKAIKLGDDDTAKYSLALLYADKGEKDNDKEKTKLAEKYFKELENEGINSHYNLENLRNVKNGALIGYAEPIFGLAAYYDNYENYKISEKYATEFLEFDKENLDNLMFLSNAYIAQKKYAESEKLFLPLAQKGMMQAQYLLALGYYHAGNLKEAEKWAKKTLEKPERKQPDDIEAAKELLNRINSKLKVLNKK; encoded by the coding sequence ATGAAAAAAGTTTTAATTGGTTTATTTTTAGTGACAAGTTTAAGTGTCTTGGGTGTGAATAAAGGAAAAGTCCCAATGCAGCGTGATATAGATTATGTACGGTATCATTATGAATTGGATTCTAAGTATGAAAATTTATTCTCAAAAGAAAAGAAAGAATTTAAGGATAAATGGGAAAATAATAATAATAATAATAAAAAGAATTTAATTGCTCTATTAAAAAAATATATTGAAAAATATCCAGATGATGCTTATGCTTACGAAGTTCTAGGTACAGCGTATATGTCGGATAATTTTAAGGAAGCGGAAACAAATTTTTTAAAGGCTATAAAGCTGGGGGATGATGACACAGCGAAGTATTCTTTAGCTCTTTTGTATGCTGATAAAGGCGAAAAGGATAACGATAAGGAAAAAACAAAACTTGCTGAGAAATATTTCAAAGAACTAGAGAATGAAGGAATTAATTCCCACTATAATCTTGAAAATCTTAGAAATGTTAAAAATGGTGCGTTAATAGGGTATGCTGAACCAATATTTGGATTAGCGGCTTATTATGATAATTATGAAAATTATAAAATATCAGAAAAATATGCTACGGAATTTTTGGAATTTGATAAGGAAAATTTAGATAATTTAATGTTTTTAAGCAACGCATACATTGCTCAAAAAAAATATGCAGAATCAGAAAAATTATTTTTGCCACTTGCTCAAAAAGGGATGATGCAGGCACAATATCTTTTAGCGCTTGGATATTATCACGCTGGAAATCTTAAGGAAGCAGAAAAATGGGCTAAAAAGACGCTGGAAAAACCTGAAAGAAAACAGCCAGATGATATTGAAGCAGCGAAAGAATTGCTGAATCGAATAAATTCAAAATTAAAAGTATTAAATAAAAAATAA
- the rpsB gene encoding 30S ribosomal protein S2 encodes MAVITMKQLLEVGAHFGHQAKRWNPKMKPYIFTERNGIHILDLHQTLGATETAYEFVRQISEEGGKVLFVGTKKQAQEAIKEEAERAGGFYVNNRWLGGLLTNLNTIKTRVKRLKDLEEMDADGTLDEAYTKKEAGLLRKEMAKLSKNLGGIKEMNTLPAALFVVDIKKEFLALEEAKKLGIPVIALIDTNVDPDLVTYKIPANDDAIRSVKLFAQVIANAAIEGNGGIENVVEGAEVEVPANEEIVEEVVEEVIEETTEA; translated from the coding sequence ATGGCAGTAATTACAATGAAACAATTATTAGAAGTAGGAGCACATTTTGGACATCAGGCAAAAAGATGGAACCCTAAAATGAAACCTTATATTTTTACAGAAAGAAACGGAATCCACATTTTGGATTTACACCAAACTTTAGGAGCAACTGAAACAGCTTACGAATTTGTAAGACAAATTTCTGAAGAAGGTGGAAAAGTATTATTCGTAGGAACTAAAAAACAAGCTCAAGAAGCTATTAAAGAAGAAGCAGAAAGAGCTGGAGGATTTTATGTAAACAACAGATGGTTAGGTGGACTTTTGACTAACTTGAACACAATTAAAACAAGAGTAAAAAGATTAAAAGACTTAGAAGAAATGGATGCTGACGGAACTTTAGACGAAGCATACACTAAAAAAGAAGCTGGATTATTAAGAAAAGAAATGGCAAAACTTTCTAAAAACCTTGGTGGAATTAAAGAAATGAATACTTTACCAGCTGCATTATTCGTAGTTGATATCAAAAAAGAATTCTTAGCATTAGAAGAAGCTAAAAAATTAGGAATTCCTGTAATCGCATTAATCGATACAAACGTAGATCCTGACTTAGTAACTTATAAAATTCCAGCAAACGATGACGCTATAAGATCAGTAAAATTATTTGCACAAGTTATCGCAAATGCAGCAATCGAAGGAAACGGTGGAATTGAAAACGTTGTTGAAGGAGCAGAAGTAGAAGTTCCTGCAAACGAAGAAATTGTTGAGGAAGTAGTAGAAGAGGTTATCGAAGAAACTACAGAAGCATAA
- the guaB gene encoding IMP dehydrogenase, which translates to MSQKDKIVISEGLTFDDVLLIPQASSVVPHEVSLKTNLTKKLVLNIPILSAAMDTVTESKLAIALAREGGIGFIHKNMTIERQAEEVSKVKRYESGMITNPITLKEDAILKDANDLMKTYKVSGLPVVDDEGNLKGIITNRDLKYREDLSSKVVDIMTKDNLVTAPVGTTLEGAKSILLENRIEKLPIVEGTKLKGLITIKDIDNVINYPNAAKDEQGRLRVGAGVGVGTDTVRRVAALVEAGVDIIAVDSAHGHSIGVINKIKEIRAAFPDLDIIGGNIVTPEAATDLIEAGVNAVKVGVGPGSICTTRVVSGVGVPQISAVMNIAEVCKDKGIGLIADGGIKLSGDVVKAIAAGADCVMLGGMLAGTDEAPGEEILYNGRKFKTYAGMGSLAAMKRGSSDRYFQLEAATEKLVPEGIESMVPHKGALKDTVYQICGGLRSGMGYCGTPTIKELKENGKFVKITGAGLKESHPHDVIITKEAPNYNNSNN; encoded by the coding sequence ATGAGCCAAAAAGATAAAATTGTAATTTCTGAAGGATTAACTTTTGATGATGTATTATTAATTCCGCAAGCGTCGAGTGTAGTACCGCATGAAGTATCGCTAAAAACTAATTTAACTAAAAAATTAGTGTTAAACATACCGATATTAAGTGCTGCAATGGATACTGTTACAGAATCAAAACTTGCAATTGCACTTGCAAGAGAAGGTGGAATTGGATTTATTCACAAAAATATGACTATTGAAAGACAAGCTGAAGAAGTATCGAAGGTAAAAAGATATGAGAGCGGTATGATTACAAATCCGATTACATTGAAGGAAGACGCTATTTTAAAAGATGCAAATGACTTAATGAAAACTTATAAAGTTTCGGGACTTCCTGTGGTTGATGATGAAGGAAATTTAAAGGGAATAATTACTAACCGTGATTTAAAATACAGGGAAGATTTATCATCAAAAGTTGTAGATATTATGACAAAGGACAACTTGGTGACAGCACCAGTTGGAACTACTTTAGAAGGTGCAAAATCTATTCTTTTGGAAAATAGAATTGAAAAATTGCCAATTGTTGAAGGTACTAAATTAAAAGGTTTAATTACAATTAAAGATATTGACAATGTTATAAATTATCCGAATGCTGCAAAAGATGAGCAAGGTAGACTTAGAGTTGGAGCAGGAGTTGGAGTCGGAACTGATACAGTGAGAAGAGTTGCAGCTTTAGTAGAGGCTGGGGTTGATATTATTGCTGTTGATTCGGCTCATGGACATTCAATTGGAGTTATTAATAAAATAAAGGAAATTAGGGCAGCTTTCCCTGATTTAGACATTATTGGAGGAAATATCGTAACTCCAGAAGCAGCAACAGACTTGATAGAAGCAGGAGTAAATGCTGTAAAAGTTGGAGTCGGACCTGGTTCAATCTGTACGACGAGGGTTGTATCAGGAGTTGGAGTTCCACAAATTTCAGCTGTAATGAATATTGCCGAAGTTTGTAAAGATAAAGGAATTGGACTTATTGCCGATGGTGGAATAAAACTGTCTGGAGATGTTGTAAAAGCTATCGCGGCTGGAGCAGACTGTGTTATGCTTGGAGGAATGCTTGCGGGAACTGACGAAGCACCGGGAGAAGAAATTCTTTATAATGGAAGAAAATTTAAAACTTATGCGGGAATGGGTTCGCTTGCGGCAATGAAAAGAGGAAGCAGCGACAGATATTTTCAGCTTGAAGCAGCAACTGAAAAATTAGTTCCAGAAGGAATTGAATCGATGGTTCCACATAAAGGTGCATTAAAAGACACAGTTTATCAAATTTGCGGTGGACTTCGTTCTGGAATGGGATACTGCGGAACGCCAACAATTAAAGAATTAAAAGAAAATGGGAAATTTGTAAAAATAACAGGAGCTGGATTAAAAGAAAGCCATCCGCATGATGTTATAATTACAAAAGAAGCACCAAATTATAACAATTCAAACAATTAA
- the fabG gene encoding 3-oxoacyl-ACP reductase FabG produces MFDLAGEVALVTGGAKGIGKGIAKALKQARAKVLIGDVDRNKGKEVARELEGEFYYLDVTDKDRVEYVVQSIREKYGKLSILCSNAGIFPQTRIENMTEKDWDKVQNINLKGTFFVVQAALKYMKKQSYGRIILTSSITGPITGFSGWAHYGASKAGQLGFMRSVALEYAKYGVTVNAIQPGNILTEGLIGAGENYMNRMKEIIPVHTLGKPEDIGYAAVFLASREAGFITGQTIVVDGGQVLPETPDL; encoded by the coding sequence ATGTTTGATTTAGCTGGAGAAGTTGCTCTTGTCACGGGCGGAGCAAAGGGTATTGGAAAAGGGATTGCGAAGGCATTAAAACAGGCTAGAGCAAAAGTTTTGATAGGAGATGTTGATAGAAACAAGGGAAAAGAAGTTGCTCGCGAGCTGGAAGGAGAATTTTATTATCTGGATGTTACGGATAAGGATAGAGTTGAATACGTTGTTCAGAGTATTCGTGAAAAATATGGGAAATTAAGTATTCTTTGTTCAAATGCGGGAATTTTTCCACAAACACGTATCGAAAATATGACAGAGAAAGATTGGGACAAAGTTCAAAATATAAATCTAAAGGGAACTTTTTTTGTAGTACAAGCGGCTCTTAAATACATGAAAAAGCAGAGTTATGGACGAATAATACTGACTTCTTCAATTACAGGTCCAATTACAGGTTTTTCAGGATGGGCGCATTATGGTGCGAGTAAGGCTGGACAGTTGGGATTTATGAGAAGTGTGGCACTGGAATATGCAAAATATGGAGTTACAGTTAATGCCATTCAGCCAGGAAATATTTTGACAGAAGGATTAATAGGCGCAGGGGAAAATTATATGAATCGGATGAAGGAAATAATCCCTGTTCATACGTTAGGAAAACCAGAAGACATTGGATATGCAGCAGTTTTTCTGGCAAGCAGAGAAGCAGGATTCATCACTGGACAGACAATAGTTGTGGATGGTGGACAAGTATTACCAGAAACTCCAGATTTATAA
- the pepT gene encoding peptidase T → MDLNKYETLKERFLKYVKIETRSDEKNESIPSTLTQLEFAKMIVKELEEIGMEDVYVNENCFVNATLKSNIDKDVKIIGFIAHMDTADFNAVNVNPQILENYDGKDIVLNKEQNIMLSVEEFPNLKNYVGKTVITTDGTTLLGADDKAGVVEIIEAMKYLINHPEIKHGTVKVAFGPDEEIGRGADNFNVEEFGADFAYTMDGGPVGELEYESFNAAGAVFKIKGKSVHPGTAKGKMINASLIATEIINSFPADEVPEKTEGYEGFYFLEKINANCEDAKLSYILRDHDRQKFEEKKKFAENVANKINEKYKKELVTVEIKDQYYNMGEIIKNHMEVVEIAKKAMENLEIKPIIKPIRGGTDGSKISFMGLPTPNIFAGGENFHGKYEFVALESMILATDVIVEIVRLNAEEK, encoded by the coding sequence ATGGATTTAAATAAATATGAAACACTTAAAGAGAGATTTTTAAAATATGTAAAAATTGAAACTAGATCGGATGAGAAAAATGAGAGCATTCCATCGACGCTAACACAGCTTGAGTTTGCAAAAATGATTGTAAAAGAGTTGGAAGAAATAGGAATGGAAGATGTGTATGTGAATGAAAATTGCTTTGTTAATGCAACTTTGAAGAGCAATATTGATAAAGATGTAAAAATTATTGGATTTATCGCACATATGGATACTGCCGATTTTAATGCGGTTAATGTTAATCCTCAAATTTTGGAAAATTATGACGGGAAAGATATCGTTTTGAATAAGGAGCAGAATATTATGCTTTCTGTAGAGGAATTTCCTAATTTAAAGAATTATGTAGGAAAAACTGTGATTACTACGGATGGGACTACGCTTCTAGGGGCTGATGATAAGGCTGGAGTTGTGGAAATTATTGAGGCTATGAAATATTTGATTAATCATCCAGAAATTAAGCATGGAACTGTAAAAGTGGCATTTGGGCCTGATGAGGAAATTGGGCGTGGAGCAGATAACTTTAATGTTGAAGAATTTGGAGCAGATTTTGCCTATACAATGGATGGGGGACCTGTCGGAGAGCTTGAATATGAGAGTTTTAATGCGGCTGGAGCTGTATTTAAAATAAAAGGGAAAAGTGTTCACCCAGGAACTGCAAAAGGAAAAATGATAAATGCAAGTTTAATAGCGACAGAAATTATAAATAGTTTCCCAGCTGATGAAGTGCCTGAAAAGACAGAAGGCTACGAAGGATTTTATTTTCTTGAAAAAATAAATGCAAATTGTGAAGACGCTAAGTTGTCATACATTTTGAGAGATCACGACAGACAGAAGTTTGAAGAAAAAAAGAAATTTGCTGAAAATGTGGCAAATAAAATCAATGAAAAATACAAGAAAGAATTAGTAACAGTTGAAATAAAAGATCAATATTACAATATGGGTGAAATAATAAAAAATCATATGGAAGTCGTTGAAATAGCGAAAAAAGCGATGGAAAATCTTGAAATAAAACCAATAATTAAACCAATACGTGGTGGAACAGACGGCTCAAAAATTTCATTTATGGGACTTCCCACACCAAATATTTTCGCAGGCGGAGAAAATTTTCATGGAAAATATGAATTTGTGGCATTGGAAAGCATGATTTTGGCAACTGATGTAATTGTGGAAATTGTGAGACTGAATGCTGAAGAAAAATAA
- a CDS encoding CAP domain-containing protein, with translation MHKIKNKILIIGTLTLISININAGWAKHRDRFLKGLKNWVNSNEQRYNNRNRTNTNNAVSNTDTRINNSFQIEVVRLVNIERRKRGLAPLSISNRLSEAAAIRANEIVQKFSHTRPDGSSYHTVIKNVGYMHPYVGENIAAGRKSPEEVMNAWMNSNGHRAAILNPNYTEMGVGFTYVTNSMYGTYWVQIFGSSNWGR, from the coding sequence ATGCATAAAATAAAAAATAAAATTTTAATAATTGGAACTTTAACTTTGATTTCAATTAATATAAATGCAGGATGGGCAAAACATAGAGACAGATTTCTAAAAGGTTTAAAAAATTGGGTAAATTCTAATGAGCAACGATATAATAATAGAAACAGAACGAATACTAACAATGCTGTATCAAATACAGATACTCGTATAAATAATAGTTTCCAAATAGAAGTTGTAAGGCTTGTCAATATAGAAAGAAGAAAAAGAGGACTTGCCCCCCTTTCCATATCTAATAGACTATCAGAGGCAGCAGCTATTAGAGCTAATGAAATTGTACAAAAATTTAGTCATACAAGACCTGATGGCAGCAGCTATCATACTGTGATAAAAAATGTTGGATATATGCATCCTTATGTAGGAGAAAATATTGCTGCTGGACGAAAAAGTCCTGAAGAAGTAATGAATGCTTGGATGAACAGTAATGGACATAGAGCTGCTATCTTAAATCCAAATTATACAGAAATGGGAGTTGGATTCACTTATGTAACAAACAGCATGTATGGAACCTATTGGGTACAGATTTTCGGAAGTTCTAATTGGGGCAGATAA
- a CDS encoding TM2 domain-containing protein: protein MNDVTNSQSNTVNPDFVQQYIMANANFFPEGSVNELGARLSKLSQNQFNAIQGIQLKDPMIMLLLSLFLGGWGVDRFLLKEIGLGVVKLLTCGGCGIWTIIDWFLVMNKTREFNQKLVLDSISVGQFNQFDNM from the coding sequence ATGAATGATGTTACTAATTCACAATCAAATACGGTTAATCCTGATTTTGTACAGCAATACATTATGGCAAATGCCAATTTTTTTCCAGAAGGTTCAGTAAATGAGCTTGGGGCAAGATTATCTAAGCTTTCACAAAATCAATTCAACGCAATTCAAGGAATCCAATTAAAAGACCCTATGATAATGCTACTTTTGTCACTTTTTCTTGGTGGCTGGGGAGTTGACAGATTTCTTCTAAAAGAAATTGGATTAGGTGTAGTAAAATTATTGACTTGTGGTGGATGTGGTATCTGGACTATTATTGACTGGTTTTTAGTTATGAACAAAACTAGAGAATTTAACCAAAAATTAGTTTTAGACTCTATATCTGTTGGTCAATTTAATCAATTTGATAACATGTAG
- a CDS encoding DKNYY domain-containing protein, with translation MKKIILIIMILTGIQIFANYNYNYKYTIKNNEVYWDEELIEGADSKTFKILGEGYYAKDKNNIYYKGEKFEGNPDTLKIIDNHYYKDKYSAYFEGTRINNSNPKTFKVLGRNFSKDKNNVYYLGKKITGANTKTFRVLGFKYAKDKNNIYYSDKKIVGADSKTFTLLGKSSYSKDKNNVYYEGEKIENADIETFEIIEASEKAQDKNHKYEYGKIIE, from the coding sequence ATGAAAAAAATAATTTTGATAATTATGATTTTAACGGGAATACAAATATTCGCTAATTATAACTATAATTATAAATATACAATTAAAAATAATGAAGTCTATTGGGATGAAGAATTAATAGAAGGTGCGGATTCTAAGACTTTTAAAATATTGGGTGAAGGCTATTATGCGAAAGATAAAAATAATATTTATTATAAAGGTGAAAAATTTGAAGGAAATCCTGATACTTTAAAAATAATAGATAATCATTATTATAAAGATAAATATAGTGCATATTTTGAAGGAACAAGAATTAACAATTCTAATCCTAAAACCTTCAAAGTATTAGGAAGAAATTTTTCCAAAGATAAAAACAACGTCTATTATTTAGGCAAAAAAATAACAGGAGCTAATACCAAAACTTTTAGAGTGCTAGGCTTTAAATATGCAAAAGATAAAAACAATATTTATTATTCAGACAAAAAAATAGTAGGAGCAGATTCTAAAACTTTTACATTATTAGGTAAAAGCTCTTACTCCAAAGACAAAAATAATGTCTATTATGAAGGCGAAAAAATAGAAAATGCTGATATTGAAACTTTTGAAATAATAGAGGCTTCTGAAAAAGCACAGGATAAAAATCATAAATATGAGTATGGAAAAATAATCGAATGA
- the alr gene encoding alanine racemase has product MLVNLEINKENLEKNLEKIRFINKNIICVIKDNAYGLGIGNILPILIENNCNYFAVAYIDEAIKIREILKNFEKEKKLKFLENRKIKIMALNYIKPKKLEYAIENDVELTIFNFSQLSDYLKILEESFENTVLKIHIKVNSGMNRLGFNESEILELIEKIKKYEINSKNNKLEIISIFSHISDAENQLETEKQVEKYENILKIFDKNNVKYQYKHLQASPLLFKYEEKYNYDFARVGMALYGMEPLFYDVGLLDVITVKSQIINIRNVKKNDKISYGSKGVVKRDSKIGIVSIGYAHGLQKQIENSQEAYVLVNGKKAKIVGEICMDMIFVDLTDINDVEINDKVVIVGSQRNVENGVNERITLRQVARWAGTIQDDVLTKFSVIKKTVD; this is encoded by the coding sequence ATGCTAGTAAATCTGGAAATAAACAAGGAAAATTTGGAAAAAAATCTGGAAAAAATCCGTTTCATAAATAAAAATATCATTTGTGTAATTAAAGACAATGCTTACGGGCTTGGAATTGGAAATATTTTACCGATACTGATTGAAAATAATTGTAATTATTTTGCGGTGGCATATATTGATGAAGCGATAAAAATTCGTGAAATTTTAAAAAATTTTGAAAAAGAGAAAAAATTGAAATTTTTAGAAAATAGAAAAATAAAGATAATGGCACTTAATTATATTAAACCAAAAAAATTGGAATATGCAATAGAAAATGATGTTGAGCTGACAATTTTTAATTTTTCACAATTATCCGATTACTTAAAAATTCTGGAAGAATCTTTTGAGAACACAGTTTTGAAAATTCATATAAAAGTAAACAGTGGAATGAACAGGCTTGGATTCAATGAAAGCGAAATTTTAGAATTAATTGAAAAAATAAAAAAATATGAAATAAATTCTAAAAATAACAAATTGGAAATAATCTCAATTTTTTCTCATATTTCAGATGCTGAAAATCAACTTGAAACAGAAAAGCAAGTTGAAAAATATGAAAACATTTTAAAGATATTTGACAAAAATAATGTAAAATACCAGTACAAACATTTGCAAGCAAGTCCGTTGCTTTTTAAATACGAGGAAAAATACAATTATGATTTCGCACGTGTGGGAATGGCACTTTATGGCATGGAGCCTTTATTTTACGATGTGGGGCTTTTGGATGTTATAACAGTAAAATCTCAAATTATAAATATAAGAAACGTGAAAAAAAATGATAAAATTTCCTATGGAAGTAAAGGCGTTGTGAAAAGAGACTCTAAAATAGGCATTGTGTCAATAGGTTATGCACACGGACTTCAAAAGCAAATTGAAAATTCGCAAGAAGCGTATGTTTTGGTGAATGGGAAAAAGGCAAAAATTGTTGGAGAAATTTGTATGGATATGATTTTTGTTGATTTGACGGATATAAATGATGTGGAAATAAATGATAAAGTTGTGATTGTGGGAAGTCAGAGGAATGTTGAAAATGGTGTTAATGAGAGAATAACATTGAGGCAAGTGGCGAGATGGGCTGGAACGATACAGGATGATGTGCTGACTAAGTTTTCAGTAATAAAAAAAACAGTAGATTGA